A stretch of Bombina bombina isolate aBomBom1 chromosome 2, aBomBom1.pri, whole genome shotgun sequence DNA encodes these proteins:
- the LOC128648313 gene encoding mesotocin-neurophysin MT, with amino-acid sequence MSYSTFAIFFFCFMAFASACYIQTCPIGGKRSVLDVMDIRKCIPCGPRNKGHCFGPNICCGEELGCYVGTSESLRCQEENYLPSPCESGRKPCGNNGGNCAASGICCNNESCTIDPTCEQDSVFS; translated from the exons ATGTCTTACAGCACCTttgctattttctttttttgttttatggCTTTTGCATCTGCTTGTTACATCCAAACCTGCCCCATCGGAGGAAAGAGGTCAGTGTTGGATGTCATGGACATAAGGAAG TGTATCCCATGTGGGCCAAGAAACAAAGGACATTGCTTTGGCCCTAACATCTGCTGCGGGGAGGAGCTGGGCTGCTACGTTGGTACCTCAGAGTCTTTGAGATGTCAAGAAGAAAACTACCTGCCCTCTCCTTGTGAGTCCGGGAGAAAACCCTGCGGAAATAATGGTGGCAACTGTGCGGCatctggcatctgttgtaacaacg AGAGCTGTACAATTGACCCCACGTGTGAACAGGACTCTGTATTTTCCTAG